In one Thermosipho ferrireducens genomic region, the following are encoded:
- a CDS encoding flagellar basal body-associated FliL family protein → MPEEEIQEQAGEQKKKKGIMGLLGPILIPLVVSLGVSLGVIMFLGNNTTVSQAQQQAQQTAPVEIKAVVIRPGTYQTFMLKGAKEVAVIDSLSFKVGSEQCRAAVAEKNDEIMDALMLIFLSKERTELNTPAGIELIKKQIKNAVNEITGFVGEKEKYGVIDVYLYIKAISSVQ, encoded by the coding sequence ATGCCAGAAGAAGAAATTCAAGAACAAGCAGGGGAGCAAAAAAAGAAAAAGGGAATAATGGGATTATTAGGCCCTATTTTGATACCTCTTGTTGTCTCATTGGGAGTAAGTCTTGGCGTTATTATGTTTCTTGGAAACAATACTACAGTTTCTCAAGCTCAACAACAGGCTCAACAAACAGCTCCAGTTGAAATCAAAGCGGTTGTTATTAGACCTGGCACATATCAGACTTTCATGTTAAAAGGCGCCAAAGAGGTAGCTGTGATAGACTCCTTATCATTTAAAGTCGGAAGCGAACAATGTAGAGCAGCAGTTGCAGAAAAAAATGATGAAATTATGGATGCTCTTATGTTAATTTTCCTGAGTAAAGAAAGAACAGAACTAAATACACCTGCAGGAATTGAGTTAATAAAGAAACAAATAAAAAATGCAGTTAATGAAATAACAGGATTTGTTGGGGAAAAAGAGAAATATGGAGTAATAGATGTGTATCTTTACATAAAGGCTATTAGCTCTGTACAATAA
- a CDS encoding flagellar motor protein MotB — protein sequence MANKKCECPKGAPAWMTTYGDMVTLLLTFFVLLFAFSSISPGKFQQVAVGLASALSGSPPSVLMGGRSLQEEPLISQRPGVYEEILRISEEYKGKVTIEERDEGTLIIISNLDIFESGSARLTAEAKKLLEKLGAVIIEHTNNTLEIFGYANELPLPESSIYQSNWHLSSARAASVVLFFTTELKQKRSLERIADIQLGRFDPDYYYNPGRFIPIGKGDVEIQKEIKALRAEYEYKLENMRKDLVAGKITREQWNTLVAKLTTETDNKIVNLRKKYRRIDILIKREKAM from the coding sequence ATGGCAAATAAAAAGTGTGAATGTCCAAAAGGTGCACCAGCCTGGATGACTACATATGGAGATATGGTGACGTTGCTACTTACATTTTTTGTGTTATTGTTTGCATTTTCAAGCATAAGTCCTGGAAAATTTCAACAGGTCGCTGTAGGGCTTGCAAGTGCTCTTTCTGGAAGTCCTCCAAGTGTATTAATGGGTGGACGAAGTTTACAGGAAGAACCTCTTATCTCACAAAGACCCGGTGTTTATGAGGAAATACTAAGAATCTCAGAAGAATATAAAGGCAAAGTGACAATCGAAGAACGTGATGAAGGGACTTTAATAATTATAAGCAATCTTGACATATTTGAATCTGGAAGTGCCAGATTAACTGCGGAAGCTAAAAAGCTTTTAGAAAAATTAGGAGCAGTGATAATAGAACATACCAATAACACACTTGAAATATTTGGATATGCTAATGAACTACCACTTCCTGAAAGTTCAATTTATCAATCAAATTGGCACCTTAGCTCTGCAAGAGCTGCAAGCGTGGTTCTTTTTTTCACTACAGAACTAAAACAAAAAAGATCTCTTGAAAGAATTGCAGATATTCAACTCGGAAGATTTGATCCAGATTATTATTATAACCCTGGTAGATTCATCCCTATAGGAAAAGGTGACGTTGAAATTCAAAAAGAAATCAAAGCGCTTCGCGCAGAATACGAATATAAACTGGAAAATATGAGAAAAGATCTGGTAGCAGGTAAAATAACAAGAGAGCAATGGAACACATTAGTAGCAAAACTAACAACAGAAACAGATAATAAAATAGTAAATCTTAGAAAAAAGTATAGAAGGATAGATATATTAATAAAAAGAGAAAAAGCCATGTGA
- a CDS encoding motility protein A, translating into MDIAVLAGVGLALFMVLFGIISGGGDFAAFINIPSLFIVIGGSIGATIAANPKDIGFKIVQISLEALKEPKIDYINLLRTLVSLSEKARREGLLSLEENIEQIDDPFMKKAIQLVVDGTEPELLKSMLQIEIDVMNSEMSLKRGLFESLGAYAPAFGMIGTLIGLIQMLKSLNDPNSLGPSMAVALITTMYGSIIANAAALPLAEKIGKRMINLEMEKTMIVEGVLSIQAGENPRILEEKLKAFLPANLREQYEAATQEATA; encoded by the coding sequence ATGGACATAGCTGTACTTGCAGGTGTGGGTCTGGCTTTGTTTATGGTACTTTTTGGCATAATCTCAGGAGGAGGGGATTTTGCTGCTTTTATAAATATACCTTCTCTTTTTATCGTCATAGGAGGTTCAATAGGTGCTACCATCGCAGCGAACCCAAAAGACATAGGATTTAAGATAGTCCAGATAAGTCTTGAAGCTCTTAAAGAGCCAAAAATAGATTACATTAATTTGTTAAGAACGCTTGTTTCGCTTTCTGAAAAAGCAAGAAGGGAAGGTCTTCTATCTCTGGAAGAAAATATAGAACAAATTGACGATCCATTCATGAAAAAAGCTATACAACTGGTTGTTGATGGAACAGAACCGGAACTTTTGAAATCTATGCTTCAAATAGAAATAGATGTTATGAATAGCGAGATGAGTCTAAAACGTGGCCTATTTGAATCATTAGGAGCATACGCACCGGCTTTTGGTATGATTGGAACGTTAATAGGGCTTATTCAAATGCTTAAAAGTCTTAATGATCCTAATTCACTTGGACCATCAATGGCCGTTGCTCTTATTACAACCATGTATGGTTCAATAATAGCTAACGCCGCGGCTCTTCCATTAGCTGAAAAAATAGGTAAAAGAATGATAAATCTTGAAATGGAAAAAACGATGATAGTTGAAGGAGTTCTCTCGATTCAGGCAGGAGAAAACCCAAGAATTCTTGAGGAAAAGCTAAAGGCATTTTTACCGGCAAATCTCAGAGAACAATATGAAGCAGCTACTCAGGAGGCTACTGCGTAA
- a CDS encoding flagellar FlbD family protein, which produces MILLTTLSGSTFYLNADFIEKVEELPDTTITLYNGKKYIVNESAEEVIKKIIEYKKQILNIPPLIEEGDG; this is translated from the coding sequence ATTATACTGTTAACTACTTTGAGTGGTTCAACATTTTATTTGAATGCAGATTTTATTGAAAAAGTTGAAGAGCTTCCTGATACAACTATCACACTCTATAATGGAAAAAAATATATTGTAAATGAATCTGCAGAAGAAGTAATTAAAAAAATAATAGAATATAAAAAGCAGATCTTAAATATTCCACCTTTGATTGAGGAAGGTGATGGATAA
- a CDS encoding flagellar hook-basal body complex protein → MIRSIYSGVTGLQGFQQAIDVVGNNIANVNTIGFKASRVTYATTFSQILELSKRASSLTGGTNPKQIGYGVKVASIDKIMSQGSFQNTGKKTDLAIQGDGFFILRDGTGKTYFTRAGNFDLDVNGTIIQPTSGLKLQGWIAEPDPESGKRFVDTNKPISDIQISAGLSMAAKKTTFMSLSNNLDARVGPEKTVITLSGYAGKNVDVKILYDRDIGGLQEPFSDYQIYRAKIYNGSDDTPDGEIYIKFDKFGNVVQSGAIKQTLSVTASADGSVTLNNILQSDGNYTFIIRDSNGKILDVQTENVVSGSTTVQSSVIQNGSSYTIEIATDTADVATTGYELDTQSSLTPVSDGQLDFTYNGSTTSSDVRIFVRDSSGKVIGSYLIEGGLSNGSSYSIYDSNITTSDTYSIEIYETDKVNQLVVSGSGEPRFYEADNPTNFVVTDFNSPFYTTSVQVYDTLGNAYTLYIDFVKLSANYYDGNDTYKNAWAFRIRNATGEAIKYLTNFDTGQEISSGTAGVLTFDESGRFTGLFSFNPDTGRVNRGEIIDAIKFNASENGDGEVKIKLRLSDLTQFAAISDAYVNEQNGNAQGTLESFSIAENGDIIGTFSNGLTDKLGKVALAIFNNPAGLLEAGNSLYVESANSGSMIIRQPASGGAGSLVAGALEMSNVDLSEEFTKLIIAQRGFQANARVVTTADQILQEVVNLRR, encoded by the coding sequence ATGATAAGGTCTATCTACAGTGGTGTTACCGGTCTCCAGGGATTTCAACAGGCTATTGACGTTGTAGGGAACAACATTGCTAATGTTAACACCATAGGCTTTAAAGCTTCAAGGGTAACTTATGCAACTACATTCTCTCAAATCCTGGAACTCTCAAAAAGAGCTTCCTCTTTAACTGGAGGAACCAACCCAAAACAAATAGGATACGGTGTAAAAGTCGCATCTATAGACAAAATAATGTCTCAGGGAAGTTTCCAGAACACCGGAAAAAAGACTGATCTGGCAATCCAGGGAGATGGATTCTTTATATTAAGGGATGGTACAGGAAAAACTTATTTTACAAGAGCCGGAAATTTTGATCTTGACGTTAACGGAACAATTATACAACCAACTTCAGGTTTAAAACTTCAGGGATGGATCGCAGAACCTGATCCAGAATCGGGAAAGAGATTTGTCGACACAAACAAACCTATTTCCGATATCCAGATTTCCGCAGGTCTCTCAATGGCTGCTAAAAAAACAACTTTTATGAGCTTATCAAACAATTTAGACGCAAGAGTTGGTCCGGAAAAAACCGTTATTACTTTATCAGGTTATGCTGGTAAAAATGTCGACGTAAAAATTCTTTACGACAGAGATATAGGTGGACTTCAAGAACCTTTTAGTGATTACCAGATATACCGTGCTAAAATATATAATGGCTCAGACGATACTCCCGACGGTGAAATTTATATAAAATTCGATAAATTTGGAAACGTTGTTCAATCTGGTGCTATAAAACAAACTTTATCTGTCACAGCTTCAGCAGACGGTTCTGTTACATTAAACAACATTTTACAATCAGATGGAAACTACACCTTTATAATCAGAGACAGCAACGGGAAAATTTTAGATGTTCAAACCGAAAACGTCGTTTCAGGATCTACAACTGTTCAGTCCTCGGTTATACAGAATGGGAGCAGTTACACCATAGAAATTGCCACTGATACCGCTGACGTAGCAACCACTGGTTATGAGCTTGATACCCAATCATCTCTTACTCCTGTAAGTGATGGACAATTGGATTTTACATATAATGGTTCAACCACATCTTCTGATGTAAGAATATTTGTACGCGATTCCTCTGGAAAGGTTATAGGAAGTTATTTAATAGAAGGTGGACTTTCCAATGGAAGTTCATACAGTATTTATGATAGTAACATAACCACATCTGATACGTACTCAATAGAAATTTATGAAACAGACAAAGTGAATCAGCTTGTAGTATCTGGAAGCGGAGAGCCAAGATTTTACGAAGCTGATAATCCGACTAATTTTGTTGTCACAGATTTCAATTCTCCATTCTATACAACTTCTGTACAGGTTTACGACACACTTGGTAACGCATACACACTTTATATAGATTTTGTAAAACTATCGGCAAATTATTACGACGGTAATGATACTTACAAAAATGCATGGGCCTTTAGAATCAGAAACGCCACAGGTGAAGCCATAAAATACTTAACAAATTTTGACACAGGGCAGGAAATCTCTTCTGGTACTGCAGGAGTATTAACATTCGACGAAAGCGGAAGATTCACAGGCTTATTCTCTTTCAATCCAGATACAGGAAGAGTAAATAGGGGAGAAATAATAGACGCCATAAAGTTCAACGCAAGTGAAAATGGAGATGGTGAAGTCAAAATAAAACTGAGATTAAGTGATTTAACACAATTTGCCGCCATTTCCGATGCATATGTAAATGAACAAAATGGAAACGCTCAGGGTACACTTGAGTCATTCTCAATAGCGGAAAACGGAGATATTATAGGTACTTTCAGTAATGGATTAACAGACAAACTGGGGAAAGTAGCACTGGCAATCTTCAATAATCCAGCTGGTTTACTTGAAGCAGGAAATTCTCTTTACGTAGAAAGTGCTAACAGTGGTTCTATGATCATAAGACAACCTGCATCAGGTGGGGCTGGCTCTTTAGTCGCAGGTGCTCTTGAAATGTCAAATGTGGATCTTTCTGAAGAATTTACTAAATTAATAATTGCTCAGAGAGGATTTCAGGCTAACGCAAGAGTAGTTACAACTGCAGATCAGATTCTTCAAGAAGTTGTCAATTTGAGACGATAA
- a CDS encoding flagellar hook assembly protein FlgD has translation MMNWIQINNIYPTGNNQDRKVTKDLDKEAFLQLLITQLKNQDPLEPLKDKEFIAQMTQLSTLEQITNMSESVQKFVEASTYLYQAQAASMVGKYAVVKSNVLELKNGTSDTQIFKLESPSHVILKIYDESGKVVREEDLGKLDAGLQSFVWDGRNNEGVSLPDGTYTFSLYAVNPDGTLEEVSAMDGGKVDAVQFRDGKIFVSINGNLYPMSSIIEISEEG, from the coding sequence ATGATGAACTGGATACAAATAAATAATATTTATCCAACTGGAAACAACCAGGATAGGAAAGTAACTAAAGATCTTGACAAAGAGGCATTCCTCCAGCTTCTTATAACACAACTTAAAAACCAGGATCCCCTGGAACCTTTGAAAGATAAAGAATTTATCGCTCAAATGACTCAGTTATCCACTCTTGAACAAATTACAAACATGAGTGAATCTGTTCAAAAGTTTGTAGAAGCCAGTACATATCTTTATCAGGCTCAAGCTGCATCGATGGTCGGGAAATATGCAGTTGTAAAATCTAATGTACTGGAACTTAAAAATGGTACAAGTGATACACAAATCTTCAAGCTGGAATCTCCTTCTCACGTAATACTAAAAATATACGATGAGTCAGGAAAAGTTGTTCGCGAAGAAGATCTGGGAAAACTTGATGCCGGCCTTCAATCTTTCGTGTGGGATGGAAGAAATAACGAAGGAGTAAGCCTTCCAGACGGAACCTATACTTTCTCTTTATACGCCGTCAATCCTGATGGAACCTTAGAAGAAGTATCTGCAATGGATGGTGGAAAAGTTGATGCAGTACAGTTTAGAGATGGGAAAATATTCGTTTCTATAAATGGAAACTTATATCCTATGTCATCAATAATAGAAATTTCCGAAGAGGGGTGA
- a CDS encoding flagellar hook-length control protein FliK has translation MTDLLKTIALIKNQKNLNTNSSQTPQKAEEKVLFSDILKDIKSKVNKVKLSRIIQHSFKDENNISESNKNITVKDSKSIKKVIESTIKSLNKGTKAPHETFQKESDENTNKKSFNSSESTKKNDVKNKNFDAKTILLPLKEVNISSKVNQNNKQLPEIHKENKEIVITKKPEESKTDQTLKSKKNNINSKKSAEKNITSHLALKEIEETENARRLFHGKKVEKSKNDVAEKNKALYRNTQKNNQKNDNFGQINNSIKNSKKTLKNNQNRYPVSLKKNNVQNNTPLKQSVPTSMTTSKNIRQETKTNEFSIPHNIDSIPENIIRKLKTTSHMPENKQNNPINNLPLLPNKKEDKPKSTKENYKSLFSKKTAGSQQISKQNPSKKLSNEKRAQTPIKDGFTPKSAILLEKSSTKKEQNIALTPDNLEKLSVKKTKMNKSSVTNIPEVSEVVKSLENNVSKIASIPETSKNIVILNNVVIQNKPLKSQNIVEALNVGVNENSPKSTDNKTSSKIYSVNSSYTMATNNYIKNDLEVIQNTLEITKIVNTSQNLNVTIKSKSFSSKDEKVVKNYAFETRKVITKIKELTNIIKKFRSFKVETQKNNNGKVQITFSTEIKRSNKTFSYLSKNTNSIKPNISDTFKALTAKKAYKPIDNHQQEIPNFDKTINFNETGKNFTDKLSQILLTHESKNIENIYNKIQEMLNQPKIIEKANINLAPPELGNIEIEVEKEGNEILIKFLVENKEAKELLDKGSYILRERLGNLGFEIKDFVIETKEEQEWYEEQKEKQEEQRNNQQNQKRQKQRWVIDDDELDTNK, from the coding sequence ATGACAGATCTTTTGAAAACTATCGCATTAATAAAAAACCAGAAAAATTTGAATACTAATTCCAGTCAAACTCCTCAAAAGGCTGAGGAAAAGGTCCTTTTTTCTGATATTTTAAAAGACATTAAAAGTAAAGTAAACAAAGTAAAATTATCCCGGATTATCCAGCATTCTTTTAAAGATGAGAATAACATATCTGAATCCAATAAAAACATTACGGTAAAAGATTCTAAAAGTATTAAAAAAGTTATTGAAAGTACAATAAAATCACTAAATAAGGGAACTAAAGCGCCTCATGAAACTTTTCAAAAAGAGTCTGATGAAAATACTAACAAAAAAAGTTTTAATAGTAGTGAATCTACAAAAAAGAATGATGTTAAAAATAAAAACTTTGACGCAAAAACTATACTCCTGCCTTTAAAAGAAGTAAACATTTCTTCTAAAGTAAATCAAAATAACAAACAATTACCCGAGATACATAAAGAAAACAAAGAAATTGTTATTACAAAGAAACCTGAAGAAAGTAAAACTGATCAAACACTGAAATCGAAAAAAAATAATATAAATAGCAAAAAAAGCGCCGAGAAAAATATAACATCACATCTGGCTTTAAAAGAAATCGAAGAAACTGAAAATGCTCGCAGGCTATTTCATGGCAAAAAAGTAGAAAAAAGTAAAAATGATGTTGCAGAGAAAAATAAAGCACTTTATAGAAATACTCAAAAAAACAATCAAAAAAATGATAATTTTGGACAAATTAACAATTCTATCAAAAATAGCAAAAAAACTTTGAAAAATAATCAAAATAGATATCCAGTTTCTCTTAAAAAGAACAATGTGCAAAATAACACCCCACTGAAACAGTCAGTCCCAACATCTATGACAACCAGCAAAAACATCAGGCAAGAAACAAAAACAAACGAGTTTTCTATACCACATAATATAGATTCCATTCCAGAAAACATCATAAGAAAACTCAAAACTACATCTCATATGCCAGAAAACAAACAAAATAATCCTATAAATAATCTACCCCTTCTACCTAACAAAAAAGAAGATAAACCAAAATCAACAAAGGAAAACTATAAATCTCTATTTTCTAAAAAAACTGCAGGTTCACAACAGATTTCAAAACAAAATCCCTCAAAAAAACTCTCTAATGAAAAAAGAGCTCAAACACCAATCAAAGATGGATTTACACCCAAAAGTGCTATTTTGTTAGAAAAATCTTCCACGAAAAAAGAGCAAAACATTGCTTTAACACCAGACAATCTGGAAAAATTATCCGTTAAAAAAACGAAGATGAATAAATCAAGTGTTACAAATATCCCGGAAGTTTCTGAAGTGGTAAAATCCCTCGAAAATAATGTTTCTAAAATAGCATCTATTCCAGAAACATCTAAAAATATAGTTATTCTGAATAATGTGGTTATTCAAAATAAACCTTTGAAAAGCCAAAACATCGTTGAGGCTCTTAATGTTGGTGTTAATGAAAATAGTCCAAAAAGCACAGATAACAAAACCTCTTCAAAAATCTATAGCGTTAATTCCAGTTATACAATGGCAACGAATAATTACATAAAAAATGACTTAGAAGTAATTCAAAACACTTTAGAAATAACAAAAATTGTAAATACTTCCCAAAACTTGAATGTAACAATAAAAAGCAAATCATTTTCCAGTAAGGATGAAAAAGTCGTTAAGAATTATGCATTTGAAACACGAAAAGTAATAACGAAAATTAAGGAATTAACTAATATCATTAAAAAATTTAGGAGTTTTAAAGTAGAAACGCAGAAAAATAATAATGGAAAAGTTCAAATAACCTTTTCAACTGAAATAAAACGCTCAAATAAGACTTTTTCATATTTATCAAAAAATACTAATTCAATAAAGCCAAATATAAGCGATACTTTCAAAGCACTAACAGCTAAAAAAGCATATAAACCTATAGACAACCACCAACAAGAGATACCCAATTTTGATAAAACAATTAATTTTAACGAAACAGGAAAAAATTTTACTGATAAGCTTTCACAAATACTATTAACTCATGAAAGTAAAAACATTGAGAACATCTACAACAAAATTCAGGAAATGCTCAATCAACCAAAAATTATAGAAAAAGCTAATATAAATCTGGCTCCCCCAGAACTTGGAAACATTGAAATAGAGGTTGAAAAAGAAGGCAACGAAATTCTTATCAAATTTCTGGTAGAAAATAAAGAAGCAAAAGAGCTATTAGACAAAGGAAGTTATATTTTAAGAGAAAGACTCGGGAATTTAGGCTTTGAAATAAAAGACTTTGTTATTGAAACAAAGGAAGAACAGGAATGGTATGAAGAACAAAAAGAAAAACAAGAAGAACAAAGAAATAATCAACAAAATCAAAAACGTCAAAAACAAAGGTGGGTGATAGACGATGATGAACTGGATACAAATAAATAA
- the fusA gene encoding elongation factor G yields MSSVEKKRTLALIGHNGSGKSVLLSAMLYTAGKLDKIGNKEVDYDPIEGEKGASISSHIATFDYNNATYTAIDTPGFSDFVGEVINALFVSENIISVVNATAGVEIQTERTWQIANSMKKPIMVFINQMDKERANFETTLESLKEKFERKFVPIFFPIGSENEFKGIVDIFSGKAYIYENGKAKETDIPSDIADKVEELKSSMIEDIVSLDEELMERYFADEEISAEELLKTLKLGYKSGEIVPVFCGSGEKNIGVDIFLKTVAILGVSPAEGFPYKAALESGDEVEVAPVEEEPIVGYTFKAIVDPFVGKLSFIKIISGKLTPGDSLINVNKGTTEKIGHIYFAKLKETNEVSEASCGDIIVIPKLKESSVGDTLTHKDRKLKIISPAFPEPMISKSITPKSKSDIDKISNGLARLADSDPTFKWEFDPETSETVISGVGSIHLEAMVEKLKSIFGVDVEIGKPKIAYRETITTKAIGEHKHKKQTGGHGQYGHVKIEIEPIERGSGFEFVDKIVGGVIPKNFIPSVEKGIREAMKKGSLAGYPVVDVRVTLFDGSYHEVDSSDISFQIAAIQAFRKATEQARPVILEPIMEVEVFAPDENAGDIMGEISSRRGRPLGMEPAGKGTTKVMAEVPLAEMLDFSGRLSSITSGRGYFTMKFLKYDIVPPNVQEKIIQERKRELEQE; encoded by the coding sequence ATGTCTTCTGTTGAGAAGAAAAGAACGCTTGCACTAATTGGACACAACGGTTCTGGAAAGAGTGTCCTCCTTTCGGCTATGTTATATACAGCTGGAAAATTGGACAAAATCGGTAATAAAGAAGTAGATTATGATCCTATTGAAGGTGAAAAAGGTGCCAGTATATCTTCCCATATTGCAACGTTTGATTATAACAATGCAACATACACTGCCATTGATACGCCTGGTTTTAGTGACTTTGTAGGAGAAGTCATAAATGCGCTTTTTGTTTCTGAAAACATAATATCTGTGGTAAATGCAACGGCAGGTGTTGAAATTCAAACAGAACGCACCTGGCAGATTGCAAACAGTATGAAAAAACCAATAATGGTATTTATCAATCAGATGGACAAAGAAAGAGCAAACTTTGAAACTACTCTTGAAAGTTTAAAAGAAAAATTTGAAAGAAAGTTCGTCCCAATATTTTTCCCAATAGGCAGCGAAAACGAATTTAAAGGAATTGTAGATATATTCTCTGGAAAAGCCTATATATATGAAAATGGAAAAGCTAAGGAAACGGACATCCCGTCAGACATAGCAGATAAAGTAGAAGAATTAAAATCGTCAATGATTGAAGATATTGTATCATTAGACGAAGAACTGATGGAAAGGTATTTTGCAGATGAAGAAATAAGTGCCGAAGAACTTCTTAAAACACTTAAACTCGGTTATAAATCTGGAGAAATTGTCCCGGTATTCTGCGGTTCTGGAGAAAAAAACATAGGAGTTGACATCTTCCTGAAAACAGTTGCAATTCTTGGCGTAAGCCCTGCTGAAGGGTTCCCCTACAAAGCAGCCTTAGAATCTGGCGACGAAGTAGAAGTAGCACCTGTTGAAGAAGAACCAATAGTTGGTTATACTTTTAAAGCAATAGTTGACCCATTTGTAGGAAAATTGAGTTTCATAAAAATAATCAGCGGTAAACTCACTCCTGGAGATTCTCTAATAAACGTTAATAAAGGTACAACAGAAAAAATCGGACATATTTACTTTGCAAAACTGAAAGAGACAAATGAAGTTTCAGAAGCATCCTGCGGTGACATAATTGTTATTCCAAAGCTTAAAGAAAGTTCCGTAGGAGACACACTAACTCATAAAGATAGAAAGTTAAAAATAATTTCCCCGGCATTTCCTGAACCAATGATTTCAAAGAGTATTACTCCAAAATCCAAATCCGATATCGATAAAATAAGCAACGGACTGGCAAGGTTAGCAGATTCTGATCCAACATTTAAATGGGAATTTGATCCAGAAACTTCTGAAACTGTTATATCTGGAGTAGGAAGTATTCATTTAGAAGCAATGGTAGAAAAACTAAAAAGTATCTTTGGAGTAGACGTAGAAATTGGAAAACCAAAAATAGCTTACAGAGAAACAATAACAACAAAAGCCATAGGAGAACACAAACATAAAAAACAAACTGGTGGTCACGGACAATACGGGCATGTTAAGATTGAAATTGAACCAATAGAAAGAGGAAGCGGTTTTGAATTTGTAGATAAAATAGTTGGTGGAGTTATACCCAAGAACTTTATCCCATCTGTAGAAAAAGGTATACGCGAAGCCATGAAAAAAGGATCACTTGCTGGATATCCAGTGGTTGATGTTCGTGTAACACTTTTTGACGGTTCATACCATGAAGTAGATTCTTCAGATATCTCTTTCCAGATAGCCGCCATTCAGGCATTCAGAAAAGCTACAGAACAAGCACGTCCTGTAATACTTGAACCTATAATGGAAGTAGAAGTGTTTGCTCCAGATGAAAACGCCGGTGATATTATGGGAGAAATCAGCTCAAGACGCGGTAGACCTCTGGGAATGGAACCTGCTGGAAAAGGAACCACAAAGGTTATGGCAGAGGTTCCACTCGCAGAAATGCTTGATTTTTCAGGTAGACTCTCCTCCATAACAAGTGGTAGAGGATACTTTACTATGAAGTTTCTTAAATACGACATTGTACCACCAAATGTCCAGGAAAAAATTATACAGGAAAGAAAAAGAGAATTAGAACAAGAATAA